The Mucilaginibacter sp. PAMB04168 genome contains the following window.
CTGGACATTCTTAATCTTTACGCTTCTGAGGTCGATTTTAGTAGCCGGCGACTTGGCTTCACTTTTTTTATTTTTGGAAGGTTCGGTTGCTTTTGCTACGGCAGGCAACATCATAGCCACCATGGCAAGCGCTAAAATAACTGACTTTAAATAATTGGTTTTCATAATTCTATAATTTGGTAAATAAATTAGCCGGTAAGTCATCCGCACTGCTTAAAGGCATGCGGCATAACGGCTTTTTAATAATTGCTTACTGAGTTTATATTTAAATAATAGGCCGGCAGGTATTTGGTTTTATTGATGCCTTTTATAGAGTATTAATTCTGGCAAAATTGGTATTTGCACAGCGTATCGGCTATTTATACTATTAATGCGCAGCGTGTTTGGCTACAATTGCCGGGCTATTAATTTGTCCTGCTTGCCACAACTCATTAAGCCGTACAAGCTGTGCCTTGTCAGTAATTTTATAGGTTACCAGGTAAAACGTAATATCGGTACGGCTAATCATGGGGTGTGCGTAATCTTCGAGTAACGGGCCGCTTACAACAATATAATCAAACTGCTTGTGTAACTGGTTTATAAGCTGGTTAAACTTCCTATCTGGCATTGCTTTTTGTATCGGGTCGGCCTCTGCCGATAAGTTTGGCGAAATATCTAATAACCCCAGCATAGATACCATCTCTGCCTTGTGCTGGTTTTTAGCAACGCCCGACCCGATAAAGTAAAGACTATCGGCCCCCTGAACAGGTACGATCAGGTCATCGATAGTAACTATATCTGCGTTCAGGTACTCATATAATCCCTTGTTGTACGGAAGGCCCAACTCATCATATGATAATGAATCGGGCATATCATTATCAACTAAAACGGTACTTTTGCCGGTATGAGCAAGCGCTTGTGCCAGTTGCAACGCCAGTTGCCTCGCGCCTTCCTCGTCGGTATTTGCCGTAACCCAAATTGTTTGATGATGGCTGTGAACATTGAATATATAAGAGGCCAATGCATTAACAGAAATGTCGGCGCCCGGTTCACCTTCATTTTGCTGAGGCTCAAGTTCTGTAACAACCGGAATTTTAGTTGTCCGTTTTATATCTGCAACGCTGTGAATCTTTCTATTCAGCATTTGTAAAATATAAACAGCTAAAACCGAAAATAATATCCCTGCTAAAACTGCGGCTATATAAAATAACGGCGATTGCGCGTGCATTGCCCGGCTTTTAAAAGAAGTAACCGCTATAGCCGAACTTGCCGGCGCCGGCCTGCCTATTGCAGATTGTTTTAAAGCGGTTAGCGAATCAATAGCGGCTGAAATATGGGCTGACTGCAAACGATATTGCTGTAACGAAGCAGCAGTATCAGTACCCGGGTTTAGTTGCTTTTGGAGGTACGCTCTTTGAACAACAACCTGGCGTTTAATCTGCTCCTGCAAAAAATTAATCTGCTGGTTAAACCTCACCGTATTGGGGTCGTTTAAGCTTTTGGCGCCCAAATAGCTTTGTTTTTGCAACTGTAACTCATTAAACTTATTGATAGACTTAAGCAAGTCATCGTCGGGTGGTATAAAGCTGTCGGGTATAACCACAAAACTACTAATGGGCTTACTAACGTAATTTACCACTACGTCTAATATCCTCGACTGCTTTACAAACTTTTCTTTCAAAACAGCACGTTCAGCCGGGTTGGCGGCGGCTTGCAAAGCCCCTAACCGTATCTTTTCATTTAAAGTGCTCAGCTCGTCTTTTAAAGCGGCTACACTATCATTAAACCGGCGGGTGTTAACTTGCTTGCCAACATGGTTTAAAGCTTTATATCGGTAACTATCCGTTAACGCTGTTATAGCCGCCTCGGCTTTGTAAGCGCTTTCGCCGGTTGCCGTTACAGTTAAGGTGTTTGGTCGGCCTGCCGGTTTTACAGCGGTAAGGTTATAGTCGGCCGTCAACTCATTATAAACCTCTTTAAAAAGCTGTTGTTGGGTGGCAGCGTCCCGCGCCGGCTCAAACCGTACACTTGCGCTTGCCTCATAGTGCGATATCCTGTTGCTTTGATAAAGGTATGCGCCAGCCAGCATACTGGTTATAATAACTATAAAGAAGTATTTATACGTACTTAAATAGCTTTTTATCATCAACCAATAATGCAGCAGCCCGCTCCCAAGCGCTGGCCATAAGTCACTCTTGTACATAACTATACCTAACTGTTAAAATAAATTTAGAGAGCCGCAGAAAGTATAGTGGCAGGTAAAAGCTTTATTGAGGTGTAAATGGTTAGCTCTCGTGTATTATTATATAGTGTACATGTTTTGATGATAAATGTTTGATAATGACCTTTAACGCTTAAAACGTATGGCTATTAACAGTGTGCTTTTTGTTAAATACGAATAGCTAACATTGCTACGTTTGTAGCAAAAGGCAGGCGTGCTGCTGCTTAGACCCCCCAATGGATTTTCCCGTCAGATATTGTAAACAAAATCTGTTTCAAACTATTTAGTACCTGATAAGTTTAAACCTATTACATTACAGCTATTACAATATGGGTAAAGTGTTTACCATAACTCAGGGACTCGAAAATATGGGTGCTTTGCGAAACGGAGGCCAGGGCTCAGTTTACAAGGCTCGTCGTATAGGCGAAATTATCGTAGCTGTAAAACTTCTGCCCACGCCCATTCATACCGAAAGTGAAGACGATAAAAATTTCAAGAACTTCAGGAATGAGGTAGAGAAATTAAAAAAAGTAAATGAGAACCCGACGCCGCATGTTGTAAAAATATTTAGTTCGGGCATTACTGAGAGTGGCTCGCTGCCCTTTATTGAGATGGAGTTTATTGAAGGGCCAGATTTGGGCGAACTCCTAAACGCGCCTCACGATCCGGTCTTTACCATTCATGAAGTAATTAAGGTGGCCGACCAACTGGCCAGCGCCCTGAGCCATTGCCACAAGGTTGGGGTAAAGCATGGCGATGTTAAAAGCAATAACGTTAAATACAATATCCACACAGGCAATTATGTGTTGCTTGATTTTGGCCTGGCTATCATGACCGATGAGCAGCGCCGTGATAGTTTACGAAATGCGGGCGCAGTGGAGTTTATGGCACCCGAGCAAAACGAAGGCATCATGCTGCCACAAAGTGATGTTTATAGCTACGGTATCATCTTGTACGAACTGCTGGCGGGGGCAGTACCCTTCCCGTTGACGGCTAACGCACAAACGGCGCGTAATAACATCATGATTGCGCACCTGGAAGCGCCCGTGCCCGATTTACTCGAATTGCGACAAGCCAACCTGCCCAATACCTGGGACGATCAAAAGAAGGCCTGGGAAATGCAAGTACCCGAATGGCTGTTACAAATTATTAACCGCTGCTTGCAAAAGCAACCTGCCGACCGCTTTGCCGACGGCACTGAACTTCACCAAGCTATTCTGACCCAAAACAGCGCCCTTGCCGCCAAGAGCAATACAGAAGAAGCCCTCCTGTTACAAGCCGAGAACGAAAGTCTGCAGAAGCTGTTAACCCAGGAATGTGAAAAAGCCGCGCTTTACGAGCAGGAAATAACAAAGGCCAAGCAAACTTTAGCGCAAAGCAATAACGAGCTAATGACTTTGAGAAGCGCAAGGCCGGCGACACCTAACCCGGTTGCACAGCCAACTGTTACTGCAAGCAAATCAAAAGGTATATCCGTTGCGGCTGCGTTATGGATAGGCCTTATCGTAGCTTGTTTGGGCGCATATGCCGGACATCTGTTGTTCCCTACTACAGCAAATGCCAAGCAGGAGACTCCGGTGAGCCAGACACTTGCTGTTGAAAAAAACACTGAGCCGGTTAAAAAAACAAG
Protein-coding sequences here:
- a CDS encoding serine/threonine-protein kinase; the protein is MGKVFTITQGLENMGALRNGGQGSVYKARRIGEIIVAVKLLPTPIHTESEDDKNFKNFRNEVEKLKKVNENPTPHVVKIFSSGITESGSLPFIEMEFIEGPDLGELLNAPHDPVFTIHEVIKVADQLASALSHCHKVGVKHGDVKSNNVKYNIHTGNYVLLDFGLAIMTDEQRRDSLRNAGAVEFMAPEQNEGIMLPQSDVYSYGIILYELLAGAVPFPLTANAQTARNNIMIAHLEAPVPDLLELRQANLPNTWDDQKKAWEMQVPEWLLQIINRCLQKQPADRFADGTELHQAILTQNSALAAKSNTEEALLLQAENESLQKLLTQECEKAALYEQEITKAKQTLAQSNNELMTLRSARPATPNPVAQPTVTASKSKGISVAAALWIGLIVACLGAYAGHLLFPTTANAKQETPVSQTLAVEKNTEPVKKTSKPKAKKKAAVVKEDTATESEVKNEVTDTVAKEEEAKTQPKKTIQPPANDPKGKDAGKTFTLFASYAYFHDRPDASSVRKANINRWNNARLTAIDDINGYIYVVYKNEQGQVSKGWLNKKDLIKVN